From the genome of Candidatus Defluviilinea proxima:
CGAGTTTTGTGTAGTTCTGCATACGCTTGTAATAAAGTTTCTATGCCTTTGTATGGAACAATTCGCCCAAAAAAAAGGAGAGTAGGTATGCTCCTTTTTGATGATGGCAGGCTTGAGTTGGGTGTGATGCGGCGAAATAGCCCTAGCGGAATAATATCAATGTGGTTCTTTGAGATTCCGCGAGTAACCAGATCTTCCACAAGGTTTTTGCTTAAGATGATGCATCGTGTTGCTTTAGAGATTGATGCCTGTTCAAGTTTGCCATAAATCCATCCCATCAAGTCAGGGTGTGGTCGCGGGTCATGGACAAATGCGACGGACGGAACATCCTGCATTTTTTTTTGTATATATGCGTTCCATGGATGAAACATTGTAAAAAGCAATATATCAGGCTTATGTTGTTTAATTTTTCGGATAAGTGCATTAATCTGTAACGGAATTATCAGCGATATTATTGCAAATATTATGTTGCGAAAAGTTCGCGTAAACACTTTTTCTGCACGTAGTGACTTCCATGAGAATAGTTGTTCCATATCGTGAGAAATCACTATTATGGCTTCGGATTTTTCTTCAAGTTGTTGGGCTAATTCAAAACTTATCCATCCCCCTGCACCTCGCCTACCAAGATAGATTAGGGCAACCCGCATCTTGATGCCTTGGTATATTAATTGTGATGATTGGTGCGACAAGTCTTATCCTTGTTCAAAATGTGAATACTGTGCAGAGCAAATTGTTAATTTATATACAACATTTTCTATGATGGATTTCTACGAAAAAAACCTTTGATTAGATTTAAGATTGGCCGAATATATATAAGAAGGGGGCCATTTGTCACCCAAAAATAAAAGGAACCTTGGTATTTTTGTATGATTTGTTCGCGCACTAGTAGTTCTTTGTTTTGTGCTTGAATTACATTTTCTTTTGCAACTAGTTCATCTTGTTTGTCGATTTCACGAGATAGTGTAAATTCGTCGAAAATGCCTGGCGGTAAGTGGAATAGATCCATCAATTCTGAATGCTCTTTTGAGACGTAAAATCTATTTAAACCATCGAAGTAAGCAAAATTATATTCGGCAGAAACAATCAAAGGTTCCCACGTGTCGAAGGATGGAGTTGTTGTTGTTGGAATTGTCGCCTCAATCAAGAGTATCCAGGGTCGCCAGAGAGAAAGATCTAGTCCTTGCAATACTTGTAGTTCGGCCCCTTCCACGTCAATATTCATGAAATGAATAGGCACTTGAGAATGCTCTTTGAGGACTTGATTTAATGTTAGGGTAGGGACTTTTCGCTCAATTACAACCTTGCCCATTTCACGGTAAGTCTGTGCTAATTGTGGGTCACTTGTACAAAGCGCGGAATCAGACACCTCAAAGAAATTTATTTCACCTGGTGCATTGCTAACGGCTATATTCAGATTTATATCTCTTAATCGTTCACGGCTCAGAAGTGAATAAGTGATCGGGTCAATATTAATTCCGTGCCACCCTTGGTCATAAAATGCTTTCGTAACAGATAGATGTTTCGGGTC
Proteins encoded in this window:
- a CDS encoding glycosyltransferase family 4 protein, producing the protein MSHQSSQLIYQGIKMRVALIYLGRRGAGGWISFELAQQLEEKSEAIIVISHDMEQLFSWKSLRAEKVFTRTFRNIIFAIISLIIPLQINALIRKIKQHKPDILLFTMFHPWNAYIQKKMQDVPSVAFVHDPRPHPDLMGWIYGKLEQASISKATRCIILSKNLVEDLVTRGISKNHIDIIPLGLFRRITPNSSLPSSKRSIPTLLFFGRIVPYKGIETLLQAYAELHKTRQIRLIIAGEGDLRPFHDFLYNLPDIEIMNYWIPEHEIGNIFSKSDLLILPYTSASQSGVIPIAASFSLPVIATRAGGIPEQIEDGISGWLIYPNNKNALITAIKDALDHPDIAQQRGMALNIRYQNEFNWEKIGQRVLESLNIAIQSKGKK
- a CDS encoding FkbM family methyltransferase, which codes for MTFISYSQNFEDLMLWRALKHIKNGFYVDIGANDPKHLSVTKAFYDQGWHGINIDPITYSLLSRERLRDINLNIAVSNAPGEINFFEVSDSALCTSDPQLAQTYREMGKVVIERKVPTLTLNQVLKEHSQVPIHFMNIDVEGAELQVLQGLDLSLWRPWILLIEATIPTTTTPSFDTWEPLIVSAEYNFAYFDGLNRFYVSKEHSELMDLFHLPPGIFDEFTLSREIDKQDELVAKENVIQAQNKELLVREQIIQKYQGSFYFWVTNGPLLIYIRPILNLIKGFFRRNPS